A genomic window from Pungitius pungitius chromosome 12, fPunPun2.1, whole genome shotgun sequence includes:
- the znf750 gene encoding zinc finger protein 750 has product METVQERKPKRPHYIPRPPGKPYKYQCFQCPFTCNEKSHLFNHMKYNLCKNSISLMSQKNGQTARQAKPAAKEVPDKCGDFRSPPAEKQGGPEGPAADDREDPEEVDVGGGSPVDEDSRSETNSNPPTEGENADEGQPAPRQSAFSPVTPKGDGGEAFKPPVQPPADSPAPAFNHQGFPWVSLKPFPAPMVPEYTPYLLPDGPLYPPYYLPPVHRADETNAPSFRPEFMHPQRPVVPQPVAPPHASLFPPYPYRYCHPLHSGAPLHFALYRPHELSVPVTGPRYLPLDLYGPSLVPEGYDLYLHSRSSLDSLIASTREESNNGQREGDKESRPREGPMEGCSALGSPDRPGHAHIIQRDAEAPHYTKQSDPQANTQPGHAAAPIHPITTDVRLEESAKSSLQLRTDGGFAESHRHSSGMASEPRTQPSPDQGREHSGEELTPLNLSTRTQGKERSHRPRGSSPGGLDGKELPLNLSLRASESSPARSCTPSSSEDLQPGSDAEPEEGPCDQRQTAALALCQLAIASSAPALRAFSTAHRSSVDSTDTLSFGSPEKTKPTGIAKKTSVKRAGSDQADSKCHKASKRAKAPGRALRRRPRRC; this is encoded by the exons ATGGAAACCGTTCAAGAACGCAAGCCAAAAAGGCCCCACTACATCCCTCGACCGCCAGGCAAGCCTTACAAGTACCAATGTTTCCAGTGTCCCTTCACCTGCAACGAAAAGTCCCATCTCTTCAACCACATGAAATACAACCTGTGTAAGAACTCCATCTCCCTGATGTCACAGAAAAATGGGCAAACAGCCCGACAGGCCAAGCCTGCGGCGAAGGAAGTCCCTGACAAATGCGGGGACTTCCGGAGCCCCCCGGCTGAGAAACAGGGGGGCCCAGAGGGCCCCGCGGCCGACGACAGAGAGGACCCCGAAGAGGTCGACGTCGGGGGCGGCAGCCCGGTCGACGAGGACAGCCGCAGCGAGACAAACTCAAACCCACCAACGGAGGGGGAGAACGCCGACGAGGGACAGCCTGCGCCGCGCCAGTCCGCCTTCTCCCCCGTCACGCCCAAAGGCGACGGGGGAGAAGCCTTCAAGCCACCCGTGCAGCCGCCGGCGGATTCGCCAGCTCCCGCTTTCAACCACCAGGGCTTCCCGTGGGTGTCTTTGAAACCGTTCCCCGCCCCCATGGTCCCTGAATACACGCCGTACCTCCTGCCCGACGGGCCCCTGTATCCGCCGTACTACCTCCCACCCGTCCACCGCGCCGATGAGACGAACGCGCCTTCCTTCCGGCCGGAGTTCATGCATCCCCAGAGGCCCGTGGTGCCGCAGCCCGTTGCCCCACCTCACGCTTCCCTCTTTCCTCCGTACCCGTACAGATACTGCCACCCTCTTCACTCGGGCGCCCCTCTGCATTTCGCCCTGTACAGACCGCACGAGCTCTCCGTGCCAGTCACAGGACCCAGGTACCTCCCTTTGGATCTGTACGGCCCGTCCCTCGTGCCGGAGGGTTACGACTTGTACCTGCACTCCCGGTCTAGCCTCGACAGCCTCATCGCGTCCACCCGAGAGGAGAGCAACAAcgggcagagagaaggagacaaggagagcaGGCCCAGGGAGGGTCCCATGGAGGGCTGTTCAGCGCTGGGGTCCCCCGACAGACCCGGTCATGCGCACATCATCCAGAGAGACGCAGAGGCCCCACACTACACCAAGCAGAGCGACCCACAGGCAAACACCCAGCCGGGACACGCAGCTGCACCCATCCACCCCATCACAACCGACGTAAGGCTCGAGGAGTCCGCAAAGAGCTCGCTGCAGTTAAGGACAGATGGAGG ATTTGCCGAGAGCCACAGACACTCCTCCGGGATGGCTTCCGAGCCACGAACTCAACCATCGCCGGACCAGGGCAGGGAGCACAGCGGAGAAGAGTTGACCCCCCTGAACCTCTCAACAAGGACCCAGGGCAAAGAAAGAAGTCACAGGCCGAGGGGCTCAAGCCCAGGCGGCTTGGACGGAAAAGAGTTGCCTCTGAACCTCAGCCTGCGAGCTTCCGAGAGCAGCCCCGCTCGCAGCTGCACCCCGAGCTCTTCAGAAGACCTCCAGCCGGGGTCAGACGCCGAGCCGGAGGAGGGGCCATGTGACCAGAGGCAGACTGCAGCGCTGGCCCTCTGTCAGCTGGCCATTGCAAGCTCCGCTCCCGCTTTGCGTGCCTTTAGCACTGCTCATAGGTCCTCTGTGGATTCCACGGACACTTTGAGTTTTGGCTCTCCAGAGAAGACCAAACCCACAGGTATTGCTAAGAAAACCAGTGTGAAAAGAGCAGGAAGTGACCAGGCTGATAGCAAGTGCCATAAAGCAAGCAAGAGAGCGAAAGCACCAGGACGGGCTCTGAGGAGGAGGCCTCGCCGCTGCTAA